The DNA window TCTCATTACGGATGATGACCTGCGagagttaaaaagaaaatctgcccGCAGCTCTACAAACCATCAAATTTATCGCCTTATCAGATGGCCTTGTCTCTCCACAACCACTCAGAGCtcagactttatttttaattctctgtaaaaccagaaataaaaaatCTTTTACTCCATATTTCGGCTtccatccatctgctcctgAATCGCTTCCACCACTCAAAACCTGCCTGATGATACAGGATATCCTTCTCctgctcatcatcatcaacattcAGCTACACTTCTCGTTTTCATTAATCAGCAGCTCTGACTGCTTTCAGTACCTGCCACAGTGTTtgcattatcatcatcatcatcatcatcatcatcactgtgtGAGTGAAGCTCCTGGCACCACAGAAGAAGTAAACAGAGACACATATGGAGCCGCCGGGCGACTGAATACTGTGTTTGTTTCCTGCACAACTGTTTCACACACAGAGTTTGATCTGAGCGAGGACGCCGACAGACGACGGATTATCACggaaggggggtggggtgggttaaatttaaaaaaaaaaaaaactgtagctgcagcttttcttcttctgctcaaATAATTCAAAcacactctgtgtgtgcattttaaagGACTCGATTAATCCTGACGACAATCAGCATTtctaatatttctgtttatCACAGGtagatcaatcaatcaataaataatggCTCCATCTCAGGTGAGATGATGCTGGAGGTAACATGACCATTGCCATGGTAACCAGTGATCGTGGCTGTCACTGATCTCCAGCAGGTTTCATCCTCTGTGTTAACATCAGCCTCTCAGCAACGCCTCACCGCAAACACAAAGTCCAAATATACCGATGTCCTCGAGACACATTTGCACAGCAGATTACTGAGCACTCTCAGTAACTGTGAGGAGGACGCGCTTCACAAGGAGCAGGACACTCTTGGTCCTCAGAGGACAGCTAAACCAATGGTGATAACGACCCGTTTGTTCCCGTAAGCAGAGGCAGTGCTCTGATGTGAAGAAGAACAGCTCCCCCTGGTGGATAAACATGCTGAGGGCCTCAGGCCGCTTGCCATCACGCTTACTGATCTTTGTGTCATAGACCTGCACATTTTAAGACTTTATTTCACTAAGAGGAAAACAAGTGTTTCTGACACGTTAGGATTCAATAAAGTCtggatgatttattttttggaatCAGGAAAAATGCACCAATCAAACTCAATGATTCTAAAGTCAAAATCATCAGCGTGTCAAACATAATGCTCGGGACACCCTGCGGAGAGGTCACCGCGATGGGTTTTGAGCGACCAGCAGTGACGGAGCCGCTTTTCTCCTTCACACTGTTTTCATGTGACTGACGTCTGAAACCTCACTCACACAGGCAGGTACGACCGCACAGCACGCTGCTGAGGGGCCACAGTTTAAACTACAGGACTCTAACCCTGAAGTACCTTGAGTATTAGTAGTGTTTACAGTAGTATCACCCATGTACATACGTAGTATCTGTAGTATTTACAGTAGTACTACCAGGTGCACACATGTAGTATCACTAGTATTTACAGTAGTACTACCAGGCGCACACATGTAGTATCACTAGTATTTACAGTAGTACTACCAGGCGCACACATGTAGTATCACTAGTATTTACAGAAGTACTACCAGGCGCACACATGTAGTATCACTAGTATTTACAGAAGTACTACCAGGCACACACATGTAGTATCACTAGTATTTACAGTAGTACTACCAGGCTCACACATGTAGTATCACTAGTATTTACAGTAGTACTACCAGGCGCACACATGTAGTATCACTAGTATTTACAGTAATACTACCAGGCGCACACATGTAGTATCACTAGCATTTACAGTAGTACTACCGGGTGCACACATATCAGTAATATTTACAGTAGTATTCCCGGGTGCACACATATAGTATCAGTAATATTTACAGTAGTATTCCCGGGTGCACATGTGTAGTATCAGTAATATTTACAGTAGTATTCCCGGGTGCACATGTGTAGTATCAGTAATATTTACAGTAGTATTACCGGGTGCACATGTGTAGTATCTGTAGTATTATTGGGTGCAGATGTGTAGTATCAGTAGTATTTACAGTAGTATTACAATGTACACAGGTAGTATCAGTAGTATTTACAGTAGTATTACGCGAGTACAGGGGTAGTATCAGTAGTATTTAAAGTAGTATTACGCGAGTACAGGGGTAGTATCAGTAGTATTTAAAGTAGTATTACCTGTGTACATGTCCACCAGGGAGTCCTGGAGCTCCTTGCTGGGGATCCATGTGGTCTGACTGGTCTGGGGACTCTCTGAACTCGTTtcactgcaaacaaaaaaaaaacgctgaCATCAGGATCGCTGTCAGAGTCACCTGAGAtcagggggaggagctaaaggCCACCACAGCCACAGAATGAAATCTGACCACCAAAAGAGAGCCGCAAGGGAGCATCATGCAGAGAACCAGCTACATGGAACCatttttctagtttttgttCCCACAGTGACACTGAGACAAAAACACACCTTTATCCTTTCAAACACCTGTAATCTTTATTGTTCTGGCTGTGTGACAGTTGAATGGAGTTCCTGCAGAGTCAGAACATTCATGAAACTCAGATTTGATACTTCCTGAATCCTCCTGGAGCAGAACGCCCTTTATGAACAAACTTGCTGTAGAGCAGAACCTCCAGAACCATCACACTGGTCTCCAGGCAggctgatcacatgacctcaggtcacatgcttcctgctgctgtccaGGACCTGAACCTGAAACCAGGATCAGAACCAGGACCTGTCCATCAAtaaaaattgttacattttggtGACAGACTGAATCAATAATTTACTGATCAGCACGGGGCAGCTCAGAGAggtactgaaaacatttttataggTTTGATCGATTTTTCTGTCAATTTATGATTACTCAATTAGAACAGCTCAGAGTGCCCTCTGACCTTTTAAACAGGAAAGAAGCTGATTGGTCTTTCCTGATGTTTGGGTTGCTGACTCCATGGACTCAAGacagccaatcaaatggctccTTTAAAGAACCAAAACACTGACTCAAATTGCGGGCAACGGATTGGTGGAGGGCAGgcaaggcaggatggaggaTGGGCGGAGGACAGACGGTGGAGGACAGATGGGCGGAGGACAGACAGGTGGAGGGCAGACGGTGGAGGACAGGcaaggatggatggaggacGGACAGAGGATGGCggaggatggatgggtggaggaCGACGCCTCCGGCTCAGTTAAACGTCACAGCTCACTGGCATCTagatcatcctcatcctcacttGATCAGATTACTGATTATTGATTTATCAGGTCTTACAAATTCTATCAAACCTGCCTGACAAATTATGGATTATTGAGTACCAATCAATCAGTCCTTACTTgagttgctgctgcagctcaccGATCTTCCTCTTCGCCCTCTGCAGAGCAAACTGAACGTCCGCTGCTCTGCCTGACGCCATCGACACAcctccacacctccacctgccTGACAGCACACCAGAGGTCTCCACGGTGACCAAGTCACACGGACAAGTGGAAATGAGCTGTGATTGGCTTAGAGCTATGGGAAGGTTAAATATTGATGAGGTATTGGGATCAGGTTACTCAACAGAGCCAGGATCTGTTTCACTGATGTAACAGTAAAAgctgctctgattggctgtttaaAGATGACACAGTGAAGCCACAGACTTATTGATcatttgtatttattgattattttcGAATTATTGGCTTTCGGTGTCCTGCAGCAGTTTATCCAGTAGGGCGGCATCCAGGCGGTGCTTCATGACAAACTGACCGTTCAGGTGAAACACAGGTATGTCCCACTTGTACCTGTCCCACCACAGCCGGTTCTCTGGGAGGCTGATGTCCACCTGCTGAAGAaccagctgacacacacacacgcacacaattaATCAATAATCTCAGTTCAATTAACTCTGAACTTTATTAACAACAGTTTTTCTAATGAGCCCCTCACCCGGTGTCTGAATGGCTGCAGCTGCTCTTTTGCTTCATCACACAGAGGACACGGATCCTGTACAGAGcacagtaatctgattactcaTATTGTAACAGATTACTCATGC is part of the Archocentrus centrarchus isolate MPI-CPG fArcCen1 chromosome 22, fArcCen1, whole genome shotgun sequence genome and encodes:
- the c22h5orf63 gene encoding glutaredoxin-like protein C5orf63 homolog → MQDPCPLCDEAKEQLQPFRHRLVLQQVDISLPENRLWWDRYKWDIPVFHLNGQFVMKHRLDAALLDKLLQDTESQ